A region from the Mycolicibacterium litorale genome encodes:
- a CDS encoding TetR/AcrR family transcriptional regulator produces the protein MAAPDKEVRPPRARMTGSERRQQLVEIAKSLFAQRGYEGTSIEEIAQRANVSKPVVYEHFGGKEGLYAVVVDREMSALLDGITSSLTNNRSRVRVERVALALLTYVEERTDGFRILIRDSPAAITSGTYSTLLNDAVNQVSSILAGDFSRRGLDPELAPLYAQALVGSVSMTAQWWLDTRVPKKEVVAAHLVNLMWNGLTHLEADPRLQDEE, from the coding sequence ATGGCAGCGCCCGACAAGGAAGTGCGTCCACCCCGCGCCAGGATGACCGGCAGCGAACGGCGGCAGCAGCTCGTCGAGATCGCCAAGTCGCTGTTCGCCCAGCGCGGGTACGAGGGCACCTCGATCGAGGAGATCGCCCAGCGGGCCAACGTCTCCAAACCCGTGGTCTACGAGCACTTCGGCGGTAAGGAGGGGCTCTACGCGGTGGTCGTCGACCGGGAGATGTCGGCGTTGCTCGACGGCATCACCTCGTCGCTGACCAACAACCGCTCGCGGGTGCGCGTGGAGCGGGTGGCGTTGGCGCTGCTGACCTACGTCGAGGAGCGCACCGACGGGTTCCGCATCTTGATCCGGGATTCGCCGGCCGCGATCACGTCGGGCACCTATTCGACGCTGCTCAACGATGCCGTCAACCAGGTCAGCTCGATCCTGGCCGGCGACTTCTCCCGCCGCGGGCTCGATCCGGAGCTGGCGCCGCTGTACGCCCAGGCGCTGGTCGGGTCGGTGTCGATGACCGCGCAGTGGTGGCTCGACACCCGCGTGCCCAAGAAAGAGGTCGTCGCGGCCCATCTGGTGAACCTGATGTGGAACGGCTTGACCCATCTGGAGGCCGATCCGCGCCTGCAGGACGAGGAGTAG
- a CDS encoding oxidoreductase, protein MSDWTAADLPSFAGRTVIVTGANSGLGLVTARELARVGADVVLAVRNTAKGEEAAATMTGNVTVRKLDLQDLASVREFAGATEQVDVLVNNAGIMAVPYARTVDGFESQIGTNHLGHFALSNLLLPKITDRVVTVSSFMHAFGRISLDDLNWKARPYSAWLAYGQSKLANLLFTSELQNRLRRAGSPLRALAAHPGYSHTNLQGQSGRRLGDAVMAVGGKYFATDADFGARQTLYAVARDLPGDTFVGPRFAMRGPTGPVWRTRRARDMATAAALWELSEQLTDTKFPL, encoded by the coding sequence ATGAGTGACTGGACCGCCGCCGACCTCCCCTCCTTCGCCGGCCGCACGGTGATCGTCACCGGCGCCAACAGCGGGCTCGGCCTGGTCACCGCCCGCGAACTGGCCCGCGTCGGGGCCGACGTCGTGCTCGCGGTGCGCAACACCGCCAAGGGTGAGGAGGCCGCGGCGACCATGACCGGCAACGTCACCGTGCGCAAGCTCGACCTGCAGGACCTCGCGTCGGTGCGCGAGTTCGCCGGGGCCACCGAACAGGTCGACGTGCTGGTCAACAACGCCGGCATCATGGCGGTGCCCTACGCCCGCACGGTCGACGGATTCGAGAGCCAGATCGGCACCAACCACCTCGGCCACTTCGCGCTGAGCAACCTGCTGTTGCCCAAGATCACCGACCGCGTGGTGACGGTGTCGTCGTTCATGCACGCCTTCGGCCGCATCAGCCTCGACGACCTCAACTGGAAGGCCCGGCCCTATTCGGCGTGGCTGGCCTACGGCCAGTCGAAGCTTGCGAACCTGCTGTTCACCAGCGAACTGCAGAACCGGCTGCGCCGCGCCGGGTCCCCGCTGCGCGCGCTGGCCGCCCACCCCGGGTACTCGCACACCAACCTGCAGGGTCAGTCCGGCCGGCGGCTCGGCGACGCGGTCATGGCCGTCGGCGGCAAGTACTTCGCCACCGACGCCGATTTCGGGGCCCGCCAGACGCTGTACGCGGTGGCGCGGGACCTGCCGGGCGACACGTTCGTCGGTCCCAGATTCGCGATGCGGGGCCCGACCGGACCGGTGTGGCGCACCCGCCGGGCCAGGGACATGGCGACCGCCGCGGCCCTGTGGGAGCTGTCCGAGCAGCTCACCGACACCAAGTTCCCGCTCTAG
- a CDS encoding 50S ribosomal protein L25/general stress protein Ctc, with amino-acid sequence MAKNSAPTTNKLTAAVRTETGKGASRRARREGRVPAVLYGHGTDPQHLEINARDFAAVLRHSGTNAVLTLDIEGNEQLALTKSLEIHPIRRNIQHADLLVVRRGEKVTVEVTVVVEGEATPGALVTQEANAIEVEAEALSIPEQLTVSVEGAEEGTQITAAQVELPSGVTLVSDPETLVVNVVAAPTAEELEAEGGGASLEEQAAEVAEAEAAAEPAAEESAE; translated from the coding sequence ATGGCCAAGAATTCGGCCCCCACCACGAACAAGCTGACCGCCGCGGTCCGCACCGAGACCGGCAAGGGCGCCTCCCGCCGCGCCCGCCGCGAGGGCCGTGTGCCCGCCGTCCTCTACGGCCACGGCACCGATCCGCAGCACCTCGAGATCAACGCGCGCGATTTCGCCGCCGTGCTGCGCCATTCCGGCACCAACGCCGTACTGACCCTCGACATCGAGGGCAACGAGCAGCTGGCGCTGACCAAGTCGCTCGAGATCCACCCGATCCGCCGTAACATCCAGCACGCCGACCTGCTGGTCGTGCGCCGCGGCGAGAAGGTCACCGTCGAGGTCACCGTCGTCGTCGAGGGTGAGGCCACCCCGGGCGCGCTGGTCACCCAGGAGGCCAACGCCATCGAGGTCGAGGCCGAGGCGCTGTCGATCCCCGAGCAGCTGACCGTGTCGGTCGAGGGCGCCGAGGAAGGCACCCAGATCACCGCCGCCCAGGTCGAGCTGCCGTCGGGCGTGACGCTGGTGTCCGATCCGGAGACCCTGGTGGTCAACGTCGTCGCCGCGCCGACCGCCGAGGAGCTCGAGGCCGAGGGCGGCGGCGCGTCGCTCGAGGAGCAGGCCGCCGAGGTCGCCGAAGCCGAGGCCGCCGCCGAGCCGGCCGCCGAGGAATCGGCCGAGTAA
- the glmU gene encoding bifunctional UDP-N-acetylglucosamine diphosphorylase/glucosamine-1-phosphate N-acetyltransferase GlmU has translation MTTSPETAVLVLAAGAGTRMRSDIPKVLHTLGGRSMLSHTLHAVAKVAPQHLVVVLGHDRERIAPAVDALATELGRPIDIAIQDEQLGTGHAAECGLAALPEDFAGVVVVTAGDVPLLDAETMAELLTTHGSAAATVLTTTVADPTGYGRILRTQDDEVTGIVEQADASPSQRAIREVNAGVYAFDITALRSALRRLRSDNAQHELYLTDVIAIFRQDGLSVRATHVDDSALVAGVNDRVQLAALGAELNRRIVTAHQRAGVTVIDPGSTWIDVDVTVGRDTVIRPGTQLLGRTSVGGRCDVGPDTTLTDVTVGDGASVVRTHGSESVIGDGATVGPFTYLRPGTVLGADGKLGAFVETKNATLGTGTKVPHLTYVGDADIGEHSNIGASSVFVNYDGENKSRTTIGSHVRTGSDTMFVAPVTVGDGAYTGAGTVVRDDVPPGALAVSAGPQRNIEGWVARKRPGSAAARAASRALGEGAEQAVGHRDDSREP, from the coding sequence ATGACCACATCCCCCGAAACCGCCGTTCTCGTGCTGGCCGCAGGCGCCGGGACGCGGATGCGTTCGGACATCCCGAAGGTGCTGCACACGCTCGGCGGCCGCAGCATGCTCTCCCACACCCTGCATGCCGTCGCGAAGGTCGCACCTCAGCATCTCGTGGTGGTGCTCGGCCACGACCGCGAACGCATCGCGCCCGCGGTCGACGCGCTGGCCACCGAACTCGGCCGCCCGATCGACATCGCGATCCAGGACGAGCAGTTGGGCACCGGCCACGCCGCCGAGTGCGGGCTCGCGGCGCTGCCCGAGGACTTCGCCGGCGTGGTCGTGGTGACCGCGGGCGACGTGCCGTTGCTCGACGCCGAGACCATGGCCGAGCTGCTGACCACCCACGGGTCGGCCGCGGCCACCGTGCTGACCACCACGGTGGCCGACCCGACCGGCTACGGACGCATCCTGCGCACCCAGGACGACGAGGTCACCGGCATCGTCGAACAAGCCGACGCCAGCCCGTCGCAGCGGGCCATCCGCGAGGTCAACGCCGGCGTCTACGCGTTCGACATCACCGCGCTGCGTTCGGCGCTGCGCCGCCTGCGCTCCGACAACGCCCAGCACGAGCTGTACCTCACCGACGTCATCGCGATCTTCCGCCAGGACGGCCTGAGCGTGCGCGCCACCCACGTCGACGACAGCGCCCTGGTCGCCGGCGTCAACGACCGGGTGCAGCTGGCGGCGCTCGGCGCCGAACTGAACCGGCGCATCGTCACCGCACACCAGCGGGCCGGCGTCACCGTGATCGATCCCGGCTCGACGTGGATCGACGTCGACGTCACCGTCGGCCGCGACACCGTCATCCGGCCCGGCACCCAGCTGCTGGGCCGCACCAGCGTCGGTGGCCGCTGCGACGTCGGACCGGACACCACGCTGACCGACGTCACCGTCGGCGACGGCGCGTCGGTGGTGCGCACCCACGGATCCGAGTCGGTCATCGGCGACGGCGCCACCGTCGGCCCCTTCACCTATCTGCGGCCGGGCACCGTCCTCGGGGCCGACGGCAAGCTCGGGGCGTTCGTCGAGACGAAGAACGCCACCCTTGGCACGGGCACCAAGGTGCCGCACCTGACCTACGTCGGGGACGCCGACATCGGTGAGCACAGCAACATCGGGGCGTCGAGCGTGTTCGTGAACTACGACGGCGAGAACAAGAGCCGTACGACGATCGGCTCGCACGTGCGCACCGGATCCGACACGATGTTCGTCGCTCCGGTGACCGTCGGGGACGGCGCCTACACCGGCGCGGGCACCGTCGTGCGCGACGACGTGCCGCCCGGCGCGCTGGCCGTCTCGGCCGGGCCGCAGCGCAACATCGAGGGCTGGGTGGCGCGCAAACGTCCCGGATCGGCCGCCGCACGCGCGGCCAGCCGCGCATTGGGCGAAGGTGCCGAGCAGGCGGTCGGTCACCGCGACGACTCCCGGGAGCCGTGA
- the pth gene encoding aminoacyl-tRNA hydrolase, which produces MAEPLLVVGLGNPGPNYAKTRHNLGFMVADLLAGRIGSGFKVHRKSGAEIVTGRLAGRSVVVAKPRTYMNESGRNVGPLAKFYSVAPADVVVVHDELDIDFGRIRLKFGGGVAGHNGLKSVAAALGTKDFQRVRVGVGRPPGRKDPATFVLEPFNATERAEVPTICEQAADATEMLIAQGLEPAQNIVHAWA; this is translated from the coding sequence ATGGCCGAGCCGTTGCTGGTGGTGGGCCTGGGCAACCCCGGGCCCAACTACGCCAAGACCCGCCACAACCTCGGCTTCATGGTCGCCGACCTGCTGGCCGGGCGGATCGGATCGGGATTCAAGGTGCACCGGAAATCGGGCGCCGAGATCGTGACCGGCCGCCTGGCGGGCAGGTCCGTGGTGGTGGCCAAACCGCGGACGTACATGAACGAATCGGGCCGCAATGTCGGCCCGCTCGCCAAGTTCTATTCGGTGGCCCCCGCCGACGTCGTCGTCGTCCACGACGAACTCGACATCGACTTCGGGCGCATCCGGCTCAAGTTCGGCGGCGGTGTCGCGGGCCACAACGGCCTGAAGTCGGTCGCTGCGGCGTTGGGCACCAAGGACTTTCAGCGGGTCCGGGTCGGGGTGGGGCGTCCGCCCGGCCGCAAGGATCCGGCGACGTTCGTGCTGGAACCGTTCAACGCCACCGAACGGGCCGAGGTGCCGACGATCTGCGAACAGGCCGCCGACGCGACGGAGATGCTGATCGCCCAGGGGCTCGAGCCCGCGCAGAACATCGTGCACGCCTGGGCATGA
- a CDS encoding PGRS repeat-containing protein, which translates to MARTPVGRIAILTAALGVGFNPAVAAHAATAPTPGHLAISINGELKHQEGTATASSVGAGENDWSSDSQAIARGANARAEVRSDRSVAEATGDGATAVVTEERSWASVKGAGSRATINSSHSRATVEGDGISVLIDLGRANRVDAEGSNFVLTTLGTENVVDYRNVHGGSYNLRGAGQVFCRNGTVVCSPPPNTGPFGRQTLALTTLTAARGPLFGLFGDGLDAAADCTGTACNGGRGGLIWGNGGAGRNGGVGGAAGLIGNGGRGGNATATAAAGDGGRGGLIVGNGGNGGVASAEFVDAGNGGNAGWFGNGGNGGFSGYENGTGGQGGRGGQLVGDGGDGGIAIGNYGVGGDGGAAGLLGDGGAGGRGGQYDEVAYGGDGGNGGRLAGNGGRGGDAYAISTAVAGWGGHANGIGNGGDGGDAEIDDDATDGVAVGGDGGDGGRIGNGGNGGKGTGTFAGIGGDGGAGGKYRGNGGDGGDGIGDDDDGIGGGGDGGDAKGAGNGGRGGDGSGWSGSGGRGGDGGLRAGDGGDGGDGTSTGGDGGQARSHSGHDGDNGSGGSGGNPTD; encoded by the coding sequence AGGGCACCGCGACGGCCAGCTCGGTCGGCGCAGGAGAGAACGATTGGTCGTCAGATAGCCAGGCGATCGCCAGGGGCGCGAACGCCAGGGCCGAAGTGCGCAGTGACCGCTCGGTCGCCGAAGCCACCGGCGACGGGGCCACTGCCGTGGTGACCGAGGAGCGGAGCTGGGCCTCTGTGAAGGGAGCCGGCAGCCGCGCCACGATCAACAGCTCGCACAGCCGCGCCACGGTCGAGGGAGACGGCATCTCCGTCCTGATCGACCTCGGGCGTGCGAACCGCGTCGACGCCGAGGGCTCCAATTTCGTCTTGACGACCCTGGGAACCGAGAACGTCGTCGACTACCGCAATGTGCACGGCGGCAGCTACAACCTCCGGGGCGCCGGACAGGTGTTCTGCCGCAATGGCACCGTCGTGTGCTCCCCGCCACCGAACACCGGACCGTTCGGACGTCAGACACTGGCGCTGACAACACTGACGGCGGCCCGCGGGCCGTTGTTCGGACTGTTCGGTGACGGACTCGACGCTGCCGCGGACTGCACCGGCACGGCCTGCAACGGCGGTCGCGGCGGACTGATCTGGGGCAACGGCGGCGCCGGCCGCAACGGCGGTGTCGGTGGCGCGGCCGGGTTGATCGGCAACGGCGGCCGCGGCGGCAACGCGACGGCCACCGCGGCAGCCGGTGACGGCGGGCGCGGGGGCCTGATCGTCGGCAACGGCGGCAACGGCGGCGTCGCGAGCGCCGAGTTCGTCGATGCGGGCAACGGCGGAAACGCCGGCTGGTTCGGCAACGGCGGAAACGGCGGCTTCTCCGGCTACGAGAACGGGACCGGCGGCCAGGGCGGCCGCGGCGGCCAGCTCGTCGGCGACGGCGGCGACGGCGGCATCGCGATCGGCAACTACGGCGTCGGCGGCGACGGCGGCGCCGCCGGGCTGCTCGGCGACGGCGGCGCGGGCGGCCGAGGCGGACAATACGACGAGGTCGCCTACGGCGGTGACGGCGGCAATGGCGGACGCCTCGCAGGCAACGGCGGCCGCGGCGGCGACGCCTATGCGATCTCCACGGCGGTCGCCGGCTGGGGTGGCCACGCCAACGGCATCGGCAACGGCGGCGACGGCGGCGACGCCGAGATCGACGACGACGCCACTGATGGTGTGGCCGTCGGTGGTGACGGCGGCGACGGCGGACGCATCGGCAACGGCGGGAACGGCGGCAAGGGCACCGGCACGTTCGCCGGGATCGGCGGTGACGGCGGCGCGGGCGGTAAGTACCGCGGCAATGGCGGTGACGGCGGCGACGGAATCGGCGACGATGACGACGGTATCGGTGGCGGTGGTGACGGCGGCGACGCCAAGGGCGCCGGCAACGGCGGCAGAGGCGGCGACGGCAGCGGCTGGTCGGGATCCGGCGGCCGCGGCGGTGACGGCGGCCTCAGAGCCGGCGACGGCGGTGACGGGGGCGACGGCACCAGCACCGGCGGTGACGGCGGCCAGGCCCGCTCCCACTCCGGCCACGACGGCGACAACGGCAGCGGCGGCAGCGGCGGCAACCCGACCGATTAG
- a CDS encoding DUF488 family protein — MTLLTAGHGRLTGTQMTDLLRDAGVQTLVDIRRFPGSRTHPEMSRDAMTSWLPAAGIAYRWDVRLGGRRRLPADARREDPWWQVEQFAAYAAHTRTTEFDAALGEVLDETSSRTVVVMCSESVWWRCHRRLVADVAVLRFGATVSHLMHDGRLTPHPVAAGARLRDDGFVVWDG, encoded by the coding sequence ATGACCCTGCTGACGGCGGGCCACGGCCGGCTCACCGGCACGCAGATGACCGACCTCCTGCGCGACGCCGGGGTGCAGACCCTCGTCGACATCCGGCGCTTCCCCGGCAGCCGGACCCATCCCGAGATGTCGCGCGACGCCATGACATCCTGGCTTCCGGCCGCGGGCATCGCCTACCGCTGGGACGTGCGCCTCGGCGGGCGGCGGCGACTCCCGGCCGACGCGCGGCGCGAGGACCCGTGGTGGCAGGTCGAGCAGTTCGCCGCGTACGCCGCGCACACCAGGACCACCGAGTTCGACGCCGCGCTCGGCGAGGTGCTCGACGAAACCAGCTCCCGCACAGTGGTTGTCATGTGCAGCGAGAGCGTCTGGTGGCGGTGTCACCGGCGACTGGTCGCCGACGTCGCGGTGCTGCGGTTCGGCGCCACCGTCAGCCACCTCATGCACGACGGCAGACTGACGCCGCACCCGGTGGCGGCCGGGGCGCGGCTGCGCGACGACGGGTTCGTGGTCTGGGACGGTTAA
- a CDS encoding ribose-phosphate diphosphokinase: protein MGTEWTDNRKNLMLFSGRAHPELAEQVAKELDTPVTAQTARDFANGEIFVRFDESVRGCDAFVLQSHPAPLNQHLMEQLIMIDALKRGSAKRITAILPFYPYARQDKKHRGREPISARLVADLLKTAGANRILTVDLHTDQIQGFFDGPVDHMRAQKLLTGYIADHYPCENMVVVSPDSGRVRVAEKWADSLGGTPLAFIHKTRDPLVPNQVVSNRVVGDVRGKTCVLTDDMIDTGGTIAGAVKLLKQNGAGDVIIAATHGVLSDPARERLADSGAREVIVTNTLPIGEDKQFPQLTVLSIAPLLANTIRAVFDNGSVTSLFDGSA from the coding sequence GTGGGCACCGAGTGGACCGACAACCGCAAAAATCTGATGCTCTTCTCGGGGCGTGCACACCCGGAACTGGCGGAGCAAGTCGCCAAAGAGCTCGACACCCCCGTGACCGCGCAGACCGCGCGTGACTTCGCCAACGGGGAGATCTTCGTCCGCTTCGACGAATCCGTACGCGGCTGCGACGCGTTCGTGCTGCAGTCCCATCCGGCGCCGCTGAACCAGCACCTGATGGAACAGCTGATCATGATCGACGCGCTCAAGCGCGGCAGCGCCAAGCGCATCACCGCGATCCTGCCGTTCTATCCCTACGCGCGGCAGGACAAGAAGCACCGCGGCCGCGAGCCGATCTCGGCCCGCCTGGTGGCCGACCTGCTCAAGACCGCGGGCGCGAACCGGATCCTCACCGTCGACCTGCACACCGACCAGATCCAGGGCTTCTTCGACGGGCCGGTCGACCACATGCGCGCCCAGAAGCTGCTGACCGGCTACATCGCCGACCACTACCCCTGCGAGAACATGGTCGTCGTCTCCCCCGACTCGGGCCGGGTGCGGGTGGCCGAGAAGTGGGCCGACTCGCTCGGCGGTACGCCGCTGGCCTTCATCCACAAGACCCGCGATCCGCTGGTGCCCAACCAGGTGGTGTCCAACCGCGTCGTCGGCGACGTGCGGGGCAAGACGTGCGTGCTGACCGACGACATGATCGACACCGGCGGCACCATCGCCGGCGCGGTCAAACTGCTCAAGCAGAACGGTGCGGGCGACGTGATCATCGCCGCCACCCACGGTGTGCTGTCGGACCCCGCGCGCGAGCGGCTGGCCGACTCCGGTGCCCGCGAGGTCATCGTCACCAATACGCTGCCGATCGGCGAGGACAAGCAGTTCCCGCAGCTGACGGTGCTCTCGATCGCCCCGCTGCTGGCCAACACGATCCGCGCGGTGTTCGACAACGGTTCGGTGACAAGCCTTTTCGACGGGTCGGCCTAG
- a CDS encoding LpqN/LpqT family lipoprotein, translating to MRRRVAAAAALLVLATSGCGAETPDYQAIWSTQSSAAPSSTPTETPVPIAQYLEQAGVTGRTVAPEKLPDLTVTIPTPPGWQPYPGTQFEPGTRVIAKGDTYPIAMLMVFELTGQFDPAEAIKHGDDDARLSENFKELNASQENWRGMPSAMVEGTYDLNGQRMQTYNRIVIATGAPPANQRYLVQLTVTSFADEAEKYGKDIETILAGFTVAPKK from the coding sequence ATTCGTCGCCGCGTGGCGGCGGCGGCCGCGCTGCTGGTCCTCGCCACGAGTGGGTGCGGCGCGGAGACCCCTGACTACCAAGCGATCTGGAGCACGCAGAGCAGCGCCGCCCCGTCGTCGACGCCCACCGAGACTCCGGTTCCGATCGCCCAGTACCTCGAGCAGGCCGGTGTCACCGGCCGCACCGTCGCACCGGAGAAGCTGCCCGACCTGACCGTCACCATCCCCACCCCGCCGGGATGGCAGCCCTATCCCGGCACCCAGTTCGAACCCGGCACCCGCGTGATCGCCAAGGGCGACACCTATCCGATCGCGATGCTGATGGTGTTCGAGCTGACCGGTCAGTTCGACCCGGCCGAGGCGATCAAGCACGGCGACGACGACGCCCGGCTCTCGGAGAACTTCAAGGAGCTCAACGCCTCCCAGGAGAACTGGCGCGGGATGCCGTCGGCGATGGTCGAGGGCACCTACGACCTCAACGGCCAGCGGATGCAGACCTACAACCGCATCGTCATCGCCACCGGTGCGCCGCCGGCCAACCAGCGCTACCTCGTCCAGTTGACCGTGACGAGCTTCGCCGACGAGGCGGAGAAGTACGGCAAGGACATCGAGACGATCCTGGCCGGGTTCACCGTCGCGCCGAAGAAGTGA
- the arsC gene encoding arsenate reductase (glutaredoxin) (This arsenate reductase requires both glutathione and glutaredoxin to convert arsenate to arsenite, after which the efflux transporter formed by ArsA and ArsB can extrude the arsenite from the cell, providing resistance.), with protein sequence MASAATIYHNPRCSTSRKTLDLLRDNGIEPTVVQYLKTPPTRDEIAAMIEAAGIEVRAAVRKREPLYAELNLADASDDELLDALAEHPILIERPFVVTEKGTRLARPIDTVREIL encoded by the coding sequence ATGGCCTCAGCAGCCACCATCTACCACAACCCGCGTTGCTCGACGTCGCGCAAGACGCTGGACCTGTTGCGCGACAACGGGATCGAACCGACGGTCGTGCAGTACCTCAAGACTCCGCCGACCCGTGACGAGATCGCCGCGATGATCGAGGCCGCCGGCATCGAGGTGCGTGCCGCGGTCCGCAAACGGGAACCGCTCTACGCCGAGCTGAACCTGGCCGACGCCTCCGACGACGAATTGCTCGACGCGCTCGCCGAACACCCGATCCTGATCGAACGGCCCTTCGTGGTGACCGAGAAGGGCACCCGGCTGGCCCGACCGATCGACACGGTGCGCGAGATCCTGTGA